A single Drosophila ananassae strain 14024-0371.13 chromosome 3L, ASM1763931v2, whole genome shotgun sequence DNA region contains:
- the LOC6494356 gene encoding beta-glucuronidase isoform X5 has protein sequence MALLLLNKEVPITRGMLYPRESETREVHSLDGIWNFVRSDPDNPTQGIRDKWFEKDLSKSQPTIPMPVPASYNDITTDNLRDHVGTVWYDRRFFVPRSWRTDQRVWLRFGSVHYEAYVWVNGKRVVKHEMGHLPFEAEVTDVLMYGSENRITVMCDNALIQTSVPQGKITEVPNDNGMTIVQSYTFDFFNYAGIHRSVHLYTTPKTLIEEVKVTTNLKNQNADGEVSYSVSVKGSVVNEADNDLHIQANLYDKEGLLVANATSDGKLEGELQVAEVKPWWPYLMHPDPGYLYQLEIKLLAANEELLDVYRLKVGLRTLSWDQTQFLINGKSVYFRGFGRHEDSDIRGKGLDNALMVRDFNLLKWIGANAYRTSHYPYSEESMQFADEHGIMIIDECPSVDTENFSQELLGKHKSSLEQLIHRDRNHPSVVMWSIANEPRTGSLTADSYFSLVANFTRSLDKTRPITAAIATPYTKDQAGRHLDIISFNRYNAWYTNTGRLDMVTQNVIDEAVAWNKAYQKPVIMSEYGADTLEGLHIQPAYVWSEEFQMEVFSRHFKAFDELRKKGWFIGEFVWNFADFKTAQSYTRVGGNKKGVFTRARQPKAVAHLLRKRYFALGRDLDQCNIPEDIFIYIAEWKS, from the exons ATGG CTCTACTACTGCTTAACAAGGAAGTGCCCATCACACGCGGAATGCTCTACCCCAGGGAATCGGAAACGCGGGAGGTGCACTCTCTGGACGGGATTTGGAACTTTGTTCGGTCGGATCCAGACAATCCTACGCAGGGTATCAGGGACAAATGGTTTGAAAAGGATCTTAGCAAAAGCCAGCCGACGATACCGATGCCTGTTCCGGCATCCTACAACGACATAACCACAGACAACCTGCGTGACCATGTGGGTACTGTGTGGTATGATCGCCGGTTCTTTGTGCCCCGCTCCTGGCGCACGGATCAGAGGGTTTGGCTGCGATTCGGCAGTGTCCACTATGAAGCCTATGTG TGGGTTAACGGCAAGAGGGTGGTGAAGCATGAGATGGGGCACCTGCCATTCGAGGCAGAGGTAACAGACGTGCTGATGTACGGGTCGGAAAATCGGATCACCGTGATGTGTGACAACGCCTTGATCCAGACATCAGTACCACAGGGCAAGATCACCGAGGTGCCCAACGACAACGGAATGACCATTGTTCAGAGCTAtacttttgattttttcaacTACGCTGGAATACATAGGAGCGTGCATCTGTACACAACGCCCAAGACGCTTATCGAAGAAGTGAAGGTTACAACGAATTTGAAAAACCAAAACGCTG ATGGGGAGGTTTCGTACTCGGTCTCTGTGAAAGGAAGCGTCGTTAACGAAGCCGACAATGACCTGCATATTCAAGCAAATCTGTATGATAAGGAGGGTCTACTGGTGGCCAATGCGACGTCGGATGGTAAACTGGAGGGCGAATTACAGGTAGCAGAGGTGAAGCCTTGGTGGCCATACCTTATGCACCCAGACCCAGGCTATTTATACCAGCTGGAGATCAAGCTACTAGCAGCCAACGAGGAGCTTTTGGATGTTTATCGTCTAAAAGTGGGTCTACGTACTCTGAGTTGGGACCAAACTCAGTTCCTGATCAATGGAAAATCGGTTTATTTCCGGGGCTTCGGCCGGCACGAGGATTCCGAT ATTCGAGGAAAGGGTCTAGATAATGCTTTGATGGTCCGGGACTTCAACCTGCTGAAGTGGATAGGTGCCAATGCATACCGTACCTCGCATTACCCCTATTCCGAGGAGTCTATGCAGTTCGCTGACGAGCACGGAATCATGATCATCGATGAATGTCCCAGTGTGGACACTGA aaatttcaGCCAGGAGCTGCTCGGCAAGCACAAATCCTCGCTGGAGCAGCTTATCCACAGGGATCGGAACCATCCGAGTGTAGTTATGTGGTCGATTGCGAATGAGCCGCGTACGGGAAGTTTGACTGCGGATTCATACTTTAG TTTGGTGGCCAACTTCACACGCTCTCTGGACAAAACGAGACCGATTACAGCGGCCATTGCTACTCCTTACACTAAGGATCAGGCG GGTCGTCATCTTGACATCATTAGTTTCAATAGGTATAATGCCTGGTACACAAACACAGGCCGCTTAGACATGGTTACCCAAAATGTGATTGACGAGGCTGTTGCCTGGAACAAAGCCTACCAGAAGCCAGTAATTATGTCCGAATATGGAGCAGATACACTAGAGGGGCTGCATATT CAACCTGCCTATGTGTGGTCGGAAGAATTCCAAATGGAAGTGTTTTCCCGGCACTTCAAGGCATTTGACGAGTTGCGTAAGAAGGGATGGTTTATTGGTGAATTCGTGTGGAACTTTGCCGACTTCAAGACGGCACAGA GCTACACCCGTGTGGGTGGAAATAAGAAGGGAGTCTTTACCAGAGCTCGTCAGCCCAAGGCAGTGGCTCACTTGCTTCGGAAGAGATACTTTGCCTTAGGTCGGGACCTCGATCAATGCAACATCCCAGAGGACATCTTTATCTATATCGCAGAGTGGAAATCCTAG
- the LOC6494356 gene encoding beta-glucuronidase isoform X2 gives MAFSFFSLVTGLYVLHSSIALLLLNKEVPITRGMLYPRESETREVHSLDGIWNFVRSDPDNPTQGIRDKWFEKDLSKSQPTIPMPVPASYNDITTDNLRDHVGTVWYDRRFFVPRSWRTDQRVWLRFGSVHYEAYVWVNGKRVVKHEMGHLPFEAEVTDVLMYGSENRITVMCDNALIQTSVPQGKITEVPNDNGMTIVQSYTFDFFNYAGIHRSVHLYTTPKTLIEEVKVTTNLKNQNADGEVSYSVSVKGSVVNEADNDLHIQANLYDKEGLLVANATSDGKLEGELQVAEVKPWWPYLMHPDPGYLYQLEIKLLAANEELLDVYRLKVGLRTLSWDQTQFLINGKSVYFRGFGRHEDSDIRGKGLDNALMVRDFNLLKWIGANAYRTSHYPYSEESMQFADEHGIMIIDECPSVDTENFSQELLGKHKSSLEQLIHRDRNHPSVVMWSIANEPRTGSLTADSYFSLVANFTRSLDKTRPITAAIATPYTKDQAGRHLDIISFNRYNAWYTNTGRLDMVTQNVIDEAVAWNKAYQKPVIMSEYGADTLEGLHIQPAYVWSEEFQMEVFSRHFKAFDELRKKGWFIGEFVWNFADFKTAQSYTRVGGNKKGVFTRARQPKAVAHLLRKRYFALGRDLDQCNIPEDIFIYIAEWKS, from the exons ATGG CTTTTTCGTTTTTCTCCCTGGTGACCGGTCTATATGTCCTGCACTCCTCCATAGCTCTACTACTGCTTAACAAGGAAGTGCCCATCACACGCGGAATGCTCTACCCCAGGGAATCGGAAACGCGGGAGGTGCACTCTCTGGACGGGATTTGGAACTTTGTTCGGTCGGATCCAGACAATCCTACGCAGGGTATCAGGGACAAATGGTTTGAAAAGGATCTTAGCAAAAGCCAGCCGACGATACCGATGCCTGTTCCGGCATCCTACAACGACATAACCACAGACAACCTGCGTGACCATGTGGGTACTGTGTGGTATGATCGCCGGTTCTTTGTGCCCCGCTCCTGGCGCACGGATCAGAGGGTTTGGCTGCGATTCGGCAGTGTCCACTATGAAGCCTATGTG TGGGTTAACGGCAAGAGGGTGGTGAAGCATGAGATGGGGCACCTGCCATTCGAGGCAGAGGTAACAGACGTGCTGATGTACGGGTCGGAAAATCGGATCACCGTGATGTGTGACAACGCCTTGATCCAGACATCAGTACCACAGGGCAAGATCACCGAGGTGCCCAACGACAACGGAATGACCATTGTTCAGAGCTAtacttttgattttttcaacTACGCTGGAATACATAGGAGCGTGCATCTGTACACAACGCCCAAGACGCTTATCGAAGAAGTGAAGGTTACAACGAATTTGAAAAACCAAAACGCTG ATGGGGAGGTTTCGTACTCGGTCTCTGTGAAAGGAAGCGTCGTTAACGAAGCCGACAATGACCTGCATATTCAAGCAAATCTGTATGATAAGGAGGGTCTACTGGTGGCCAATGCGACGTCGGATGGTAAACTGGAGGGCGAATTACAGGTAGCAGAGGTGAAGCCTTGGTGGCCATACCTTATGCACCCAGACCCAGGCTATTTATACCAGCTGGAGATCAAGCTACTAGCAGCCAACGAGGAGCTTTTGGATGTTTATCGTCTAAAAGTGGGTCTACGTACTCTGAGTTGGGACCAAACTCAGTTCCTGATCAATGGAAAATCGGTTTATTTCCGGGGCTTCGGCCGGCACGAGGATTCCGAT ATTCGAGGAAAGGGTCTAGATAATGCTTTGATGGTCCGGGACTTCAACCTGCTGAAGTGGATAGGTGCCAATGCATACCGTACCTCGCATTACCCCTATTCCGAGGAGTCTATGCAGTTCGCTGACGAGCACGGAATCATGATCATCGATGAATGTCCCAGTGTGGACACTGA aaatttcaGCCAGGAGCTGCTCGGCAAGCACAAATCCTCGCTGGAGCAGCTTATCCACAGGGATCGGAACCATCCGAGTGTAGTTATGTGGTCGATTGCGAATGAGCCGCGTACGGGAAGTTTGACTGCGGATTCATACTTTAG TTTGGTGGCCAACTTCACACGCTCTCTGGACAAAACGAGACCGATTACAGCGGCCATTGCTACTCCTTACACTAAGGATCAGGCG GGTCGTCATCTTGACATCATTAGTTTCAATAGGTATAATGCCTGGTACACAAACACAGGCCGCTTAGACATGGTTACCCAAAATGTGATTGACGAGGCTGTTGCCTGGAACAAAGCCTACCAGAAGCCAGTAATTATGTCCGAATATGGAGCAGATACACTAGAGGGGCTGCATATT CAACCTGCCTATGTGTGGTCGGAAGAATTCCAAATGGAAGTGTTTTCCCGGCACTTCAAGGCATTTGACGAGTTGCGTAAGAAGGGATGGTTTATTGGTGAATTCGTGTGGAACTTTGCCGACTTCAAGACGGCACAGA GCTACACCCGTGTGGGTGGAAATAAGAAGGGAGTCTTTACCAGAGCTCGTCAGCCCAAGGCAGTGGCTCACTTGCTTCGGAAGAGATACTTTGCCTTAGGTCGGGACCTCGATCAATGCAACATCCCAGAGGACATCTTTATCTATATCGCAGAGTGGAAATCCTAG
- the LOC6494356 gene encoding beta-glucuronidase isoform X1 produces MHLKIRLTCRKYEIWAFSFFSLVTGLYVLHSSIALLLLNKEVPITRGMLYPRESETREVHSLDGIWNFVRSDPDNPTQGIRDKWFEKDLSKSQPTIPMPVPASYNDITTDNLRDHVGTVWYDRRFFVPRSWRTDQRVWLRFGSVHYEAYVWVNGKRVVKHEMGHLPFEAEVTDVLMYGSENRITVMCDNALIQTSVPQGKITEVPNDNGMTIVQSYTFDFFNYAGIHRSVHLYTTPKTLIEEVKVTTNLKNQNADGEVSYSVSVKGSVVNEADNDLHIQANLYDKEGLLVANATSDGKLEGELQVAEVKPWWPYLMHPDPGYLYQLEIKLLAANEELLDVYRLKVGLRTLSWDQTQFLINGKSVYFRGFGRHEDSDIRGKGLDNALMVRDFNLLKWIGANAYRTSHYPYSEESMQFADEHGIMIIDECPSVDTENFSQELLGKHKSSLEQLIHRDRNHPSVVMWSIANEPRTGSLTADSYFSLVANFTRSLDKTRPITAAIATPYTKDQAGRHLDIISFNRYNAWYTNTGRLDMVTQNVIDEAVAWNKAYQKPVIMSEYGADTLEGLHIQPAYVWSEEFQMEVFSRHFKAFDELRKKGWFIGEFVWNFADFKTAQSYTRVGGNKKGVFTRARQPKAVAHLLRKRYFALGRDLDQCNIPEDIFIYIAEWKS; encoded by the exons ATGCACCTCAAGATCCGCCTTACTTGTCGCAAATATGAAATTTGGG CTTTTTCGTTTTTCTCCCTGGTGACCGGTCTATATGTCCTGCACTCCTCCATAGCTCTACTACTGCTTAACAAGGAAGTGCCCATCACACGCGGAATGCTCTACCCCAGGGAATCGGAAACGCGGGAGGTGCACTCTCTGGACGGGATTTGGAACTTTGTTCGGTCGGATCCAGACAATCCTACGCAGGGTATCAGGGACAAATGGTTTGAAAAGGATCTTAGCAAAAGCCAGCCGACGATACCGATGCCTGTTCCGGCATCCTACAACGACATAACCACAGACAACCTGCGTGACCATGTGGGTACTGTGTGGTATGATCGCCGGTTCTTTGTGCCCCGCTCCTGGCGCACGGATCAGAGGGTTTGGCTGCGATTCGGCAGTGTCCACTATGAAGCCTATGTG TGGGTTAACGGCAAGAGGGTGGTGAAGCATGAGATGGGGCACCTGCCATTCGAGGCAGAGGTAACAGACGTGCTGATGTACGGGTCGGAAAATCGGATCACCGTGATGTGTGACAACGCCTTGATCCAGACATCAGTACCACAGGGCAAGATCACCGAGGTGCCCAACGACAACGGAATGACCATTGTTCAGAGCTAtacttttgattttttcaacTACGCTGGAATACATAGGAGCGTGCATCTGTACACAACGCCCAAGACGCTTATCGAAGAAGTGAAGGTTACAACGAATTTGAAAAACCAAAACGCTG ATGGGGAGGTTTCGTACTCGGTCTCTGTGAAAGGAAGCGTCGTTAACGAAGCCGACAATGACCTGCATATTCAAGCAAATCTGTATGATAAGGAGGGTCTACTGGTGGCCAATGCGACGTCGGATGGTAAACTGGAGGGCGAATTACAGGTAGCAGAGGTGAAGCCTTGGTGGCCATACCTTATGCACCCAGACCCAGGCTATTTATACCAGCTGGAGATCAAGCTACTAGCAGCCAACGAGGAGCTTTTGGATGTTTATCGTCTAAAAGTGGGTCTACGTACTCTGAGTTGGGACCAAACTCAGTTCCTGATCAATGGAAAATCGGTTTATTTCCGGGGCTTCGGCCGGCACGAGGATTCCGAT ATTCGAGGAAAGGGTCTAGATAATGCTTTGATGGTCCGGGACTTCAACCTGCTGAAGTGGATAGGTGCCAATGCATACCGTACCTCGCATTACCCCTATTCCGAGGAGTCTATGCAGTTCGCTGACGAGCACGGAATCATGATCATCGATGAATGTCCCAGTGTGGACACTGA aaatttcaGCCAGGAGCTGCTCGGCAAGCACAAATCCTCGCTGGAGCAGCTTATCCACAGGGATCGGAACCATCCGAGTGTAGTTATGTGGTCGATTGCGAATGAGCCGCGTACGGGAAGTTTGACTGCGGATTCATACTTTAG TTTGGTGGCCAACTTCACACGCTCTCTGGACAAAACGAGACCGATTACAGCGGCCATTGCTACTCCTTACACTAAGGATCAGGCG GGTCGTCATCTTGACATCATTAGTTTCAATAGGTATAATGCCTGGTACACAAACACAGGCCGCTTAGACATGGTTACCCAAAATGTGATTGACGAGGCTGTTGCCTGGAACAAAGCCTACCAGAAGCCAGTAATTATGTCCGAATATGGAGCAGATACACTAGAGGGGCTGCATATT CAACCTGCCTATGTGTGGTCGGAAGAATTCCAAATGGAAGTGTTTTCCCGGCACTTCAAGGCATTTGACGAGTTGCGTAAGAAGGGATGGTTTATTGGTGAATTCGTGTGGAACTTTGCCGACTTCAAGACGGCACAGA GCTACACCCGTGTGGGTGGAAATAAGAAGGGAGTCTTTACCAGAGCTCGTCAGCCCAAGGCAGTGGCTCACTTGCTTCGGAAGAGATACTTTGCCTTAGGTCGGGACCTCGATCAATGCAACATCCCAGAGGACATCTTTATCTATATCGCAGAGTGGAAATCCTAG
- the LOC6494356 gene encoding beta-glucuronidase isoform X3, which yields MAFSFFSLVTGLYVLHSSIALLLLNKEVPITRGMLYPRESETREVHSLDGIWNFVRSDPDNPTQGIRDKWFEKDLSKSQPTIPMPVPASYNDITTDNLRDHVGTVWYDRRFFVPRSWRTDQRVWLRFGSVHYEAYVWVNGKRVVKHEMGHLPFEAEVTDVLMYGSENRITVMCDNALIQTSVPQGKITEVPNDNGMTIVQSYTFDFFNYAGIHRSVHLYTTPKTLIEEVKVTTNLKNQNADGEVSYSVSVKGSVVNEADNDLHIQANLYDKEGLLVANATSDGKLEGELQVAEVKPWWPYLMHPDPGYLYQLEIKLLAANEELLDVYRLKVGLRTLSWDQTQFLINGKSVYFRGFGRHEDSDIRGKGLDNALMVRDFNLLKWIGANAYRTSHYPYSEESMQFADEHGIMIIDECPSVDTENFSQELLGKHKSSLEQLIHRDRNHPSVVMWSIANEPRTGSLTADSYFSLVANFTRSLDKTRPITAAIATPYTKDQAGRHLDIISFNRYNAWYTNTGRLDMVTQNVIDEAVAWNKAYQKPVIMSEYGADTLEGLHIQPAYVWSEEFQMEVFSRHFKAFDELRKKGWFIGEFVWNFADFKTAQSYTRVGGNKKGVFTRARQPKAVAHLLRKRYFALGRDLDQCNIPEDIFIYIAEWKS from the exons atgg CTTTTTCGTTTTTCTCCCTGGTGACCGGTCTATATGTCCTGCACTCCTCCATAGCTCTACTACTGCTTAACAAGGAAGTGCCCATCACACGCGGAATGCTCTACCCCAGGGAATCGGAAACGCGGGAGGTGCACTCTCTGGACGGGATTTGGAACTTTGTTCGGTCGGATCCAGACAATCCTACGCAGGGTATCAGGGACAAATGGTTTGAAAAGGATCTTAGCAAAAGCCAGCCGACGATACCGATGCCTGTTCCGGCATCCTACAACGACATAACCACAGACAACCTGCGTGACCATGTGGGTACTGTGTGGTATGATCGCCGGTTCTTTGTGCCCCGCTCCTGGCGCACGGATCAGAGGGTTTGGCTGCGATTCGGCAGTGTCCACTATGAAGCCTATGTG TGGGTTAACGGCAAGAGGGTGGTGAAGCATGAGATGGGGCACCTGCCATTCGAGGCAGAGGTAACAGACGTGCTGATGTACGGGTCGGAAAATCGGATCACCGTGATGTGTGACAACGCCTTGATCCAGACATCAGTACCACAGGGCAAGATCACCGAGGTGCCCAACGACAACGGAATGACCATTGTTCAGAGCTAtacttttgattttttcaacTACGCTGGAATACATAGGAGCGTGCATCTGTACACAACGCCCAAGACGCTTATCGAAGAAGTGAAGGTTACAACGAATTTGAAAAACCAAAACGCTG ATGGGGAGGTTTCGTACTCGGTCTCTGTGAAAGGAAGCGTCGTTAACGAAGCCGACAATGACCTGCATATTCAAGCAAATCTGTATGATAAGGAGGGTCTACTGGTGGCCAATGCGACGTCGGATGGTAAACTGGAGGGCGAATTACAGGTAGCAGAGGTGAAGCCTTGGTGGCCATACCTTATGCACCCAGACCCAGGCTATTTATACCAGCTGGAGATCAAGCTACTAGCAGCCAACGAGGAGCTTTTGGATGTTTATCGTCTAAAAGTGGGTCTACGTACTCTGAGTTGGGACCAAACTCAGTTCCTGATCAATGGAAAATCGGTTTATTTCCGGGGCTTCGGCCGGCACGAGGATTCCGAT ATTCGAGGAAAGGGTCTAGATAATGCTTTGATGGTCCGGGACTTCAACCTGCTGAAGTGGATAGGTGCCAATGCATACCGTACCTCGCATTACCCCTATTCCGAGGAGTCTATGCAGTTCGCTGACGAGCACGGAATCATGATCATCGATGAATGTCCCAGTGTGGACACTGA aaatttcaGCCAGGAGCTGCTCGGCAAGCACAAATCCTCGCTGGAGCAGCTTATCCACAGGGATCGGAACCATCCGAGTGTAGTTATGTGGTCGATTGCGAATGAGCCGCGTACGGGAAGTTTGACTGCGGATTCATACTTTAG TTTGGTGGCCAACTTCACACGCTCTCTGGACAAAACGAGACCGATTACAGCGGCCATTGCTACTCCTTACACTAAGGATCAGGCG GGTCGTCATCTTGACATCATTAGTTTCAATAGGTATAATGCCTGGTACACAAACACAGGCCGCTTAGACATGGTTACCCAAAATGTGATTGACGAGGCTGTTGCCTGGAACAAAGCCTACCAGAAGCCAGTAATTATGTCCGAATATGGAGCAGATACACTAGAGGGGCTGCATATT CAACCTGCCTATGTGTGGTCGGAAGAATTCCAAATGGAAGTGTTTTCCCGGCACTTCAAGGCATTTGACGAGTTGCGTAAGAAGGGATGGTTTATTGGTGAATTCGTGTGGAACTTTGCCGACTTCAAGACGGCACAGA GCTACACCCGTGTGGGTGGAAATAAGAAGGGAGTCTTTACCAGAGCTCGTCAGCCCAAGGCAGTGGCTCACTTGCTTCGGAAGAGATACTTTGCCTTAGGTCGGGACCTCGATCAATGCAACATCCCAGAGGACATCTTTATCTATATCGCAGAGTGGAAATCCTAG
- the LOC6494356 gene encoding beta-glucuronidase isoform X4, with the protein MGIMGLWRFLKSLLLLNKEVPITRGMLYPRESETREVHSLDGIWNFVRSDPDNPTQGIRDKWFEKDLSKSQPTIPMPVPASYNDITTDNLRDHVGTVWYDRRFFVPRSWRTDQRVWLRFGSVHYEAYVWVNGKRVVKHEMGHLPFEAEVTDVLMYGSENRITVMCDNALIQTSVPQGKITEVPNDNGMTIVQSYTFDFFNYAGIHRSVHLYTTPKTLIEEVKVTTNLKNQNADGEVSYSVSVKGSVVNEADNDLHIQANLYDKEGLLVANATSDGKLEGELQVAEVKPWWPYLMHPDPGYLYQLEIKLLAANEELLDVYRLKVGLRTLSWDQTQFLINGKSVYFRGFGRHEDSDIRGKGLDNALMVRDFNLLKWIGANAYRTSHYPYSEESMQFADEHGIMIIDECPSVDTENFSQELLGKHKSSLEQLIHRDRNHPSVVMWSIANEPRTGSLTADSYFSLVANFTRSLDKTRPITAAIATPYTKDQAGRHLDIISFNRYNAWYTNTGRLDMVTQNVIDEAVAWNKAYQKPVIMSEYGADTLEGLHIQPAYVWSEEFQMEVFSRHFKAFDELRKKGWFIGEFVWNFADFKTAQSYTRVGGNKKGVFTRARQPKAVAHLLRKRYFALGRDLDQCNIPEDIFIYIAEWKS; encoded by the exons ATGGGTATTATGGGATTGTGGCGGTTTCTGAAAT CTCTACTACTGCTTAACAAGGAAGTGCCCATCACACGCGGAATGCTCTACCCCAGGGAATCGGAAACGCGGGAGGTGCACTCTCTGGACGGGATTTGGAACTTTGTTCGGTCGGATCCAGACAATCCTACGCAGGGTATCAGGGACAAATGGTTTGAAAAGGATCTTAGCAAAAGCCAGCCGACGATACCGATGCCTGTTCCGGCATCCTACAACGACATAACCACAGACAACCTGCGTGACCATGTGGGTACTGTGTGGTATGATCGCCGGTTCTTTGTGCCCCGCTCCTGGCGCACGGATCAGAGGGTTTGGCTGCGATTCGGCAGTGTCCACTATGAAGCCTATGTG TGGGTTAACGGCAAGAGGGTGGTGAAGCATGAGATGGGGCACCTGCCATTCGAGGCAGAGGTAACAGACGTGCTGATGTACGGGTCGGAAAATCGGATCACCGTGATGTGTGACAACGCCTTGATCCAGACATCAGTACCACAGGGCAAGATCACCGAGGTGCCCAACGACAACGGAATGACCATTGTTCAGAGCTAtacttttgattttttcaacTACGCTGGAATACATAGGAGCGTGCATCTGTACACAACGCCCAAGACGCTTATCGAAGAAGTGAAGGTTACAACGAATTTGAAAAACCAAAACGCTG ATGGGGAGGTTTCGTACTCGGTCTCTGTGAAAGGAAGCGTCGTTAACGAAGCCGACAATGACCTGCATATTCAAGCAAATCTGTATGATAAGGAGGGTCTACTGGTGGCCAATGCGACGTCGGATGGTAAACTGGAGGGCGAATTACAGGTAGCAGAGGTGAAGCCTTGGTGGCCATACCTTATGCACCCAGACCCAGGCTATTTATACCAGCTGGAGATCAAGCTACTAGCAGCCAACGAGGAGCTTTTGGATGTTTATCGTCTAAAAGTGGGTCTACGTACTCTGAGTTGGGACCAAACTCAGTTCCTGATCAATGGAAAATCGGTTTATTTCCGGGGCTTCGGCCGGCACGAGGATTCCGAT ATTCGAGGAAAGGGTCTAGATAATGCTTTGATGGTCCGGGACTTCAACCTGCTGAAGTGGATAGGTGCCAATGCATACCGTACCTCGCATTACCCCTATTCCGAGGAGTCTATGCAGTTCGCTGACGAGCACGGAATCATGATCATCGATGAATGTCCCAGTGTGGACACTGA aaatttcaGCCAGGAGCTGCTCGGCAAGCACAAATCCTCGCTGGAGCAGCTTATCCACAGGGATCGGAACCATCCGAGTGTAGTTATGTGGTCGATTGCGAATGAGCCGCGTACGGGAAGTTTGACTGCGGATTCATACTTTAG TTTGGTGGCCAACTTCACACGCTCTCTGGACAAAACGAGACCGATTACAGCGGCCATTGCTACTCCTTACACTAAGGATCAGGCG GGTCGTCATCTTGACATCATTAGTTTCAATAGGTATAATGCCTGGTACACAAACACAGGCCGCTTAGACATGGTTACCCAAAATGTGATTGACGAGGCTGTTGCCTGGAACAAAGCCTACCAGAAGCCAGTAATTATGTCCGAATATGGAGCAGATACACTAGAGGGGCTGCATATT CAACCTGCCTATGTGTGGTCGGAAGAATTCCAAATGGAAGTGTTTTCCCGGCACTTCAAGGCATTTGACGAGTTGCGTAAGAAGGGATGGTTTATTGGTGAATTCGTGTGGAACTTTGCCGACTTCAAGACGGCACAGA GCTACACCCGTGTGGGTGGAAATAAGAAGGGAGTCTTTACCAGAGCTCGTCAGCCCAAGGCAGTGGCTCACTTGCTTCGGAAGAGATACTTTGCCTTAGGTCGGGACCTCGATCAATGCAACATCCCAGAGGACATCTTTATCTATATCGCAGAGTGGAAATCCTAG